From a single Arachis hypogaea cultivar Tifrunner chromosome 3, arahy.Tifrunner.gnm2.J5K5, whole genome shotgun sequence genomic region:
- the LOC112773937 gene encoding uncharacterized protein produces the protein MLIYGIIADVVDDYVRTGERTTIECLKKFVEGVILVFEDEYLRKPNSNDIRRLLQMAKGRAFPNCSAVFDDILNDRAPEVNYTINNNHYTMGYYLAYGIYAEWAIFVKSISKPQWEKHKLFAQY, from the exons ATGTTAATATATGGCATAATAgctgatgttgttgatgattatgtgcgcaCAGGCGAGAGaactacaattgaatgcttgaaaaaatttgttgaaggtgtcattTTGGTGTTTGAAGATGAATACTTGCGAAAACCAAATTCAAATGATATAAGACGCTTGCTACAAATGGCAAAGGGCCGTGCCTTTCCTA ATTGTTCAGCAGTGTTCGATGATATTCTAAATGATCGTGCTCCGGAAGTAAATTACACTATCAATAATAATCATTATACTATGGGATACTATTTAGCATATGGTATTTATGCTGAATGGGCCATATTTGTCAAATCAATATCAAAGCCACAATGGGAGAAACacaagttatttgcacaatacTAA